The Melospiza georgiana isolate bMelGeo1 chromosome Z, bMelGeo1.pri, whole genome shotgun sequence genome contains a region encoding:
- the PRRC1 gene encoding protein PRRC1, whose protein sequence is MMEESGIETTPPGTPPPSAAGDAAAAAAPVTLAFSSPLATPSMPSSPAYSPPLPAGVSPAPPPMMTSASLPLVPSATVSTIAPPQSPVPPPAAPAAFSTPVSQFSAAPPLPPLSSAAGPGLAAPPTGPPISGFSISSTYDITRGHAGRAPQSPLMPSFSAPPVTGVLADPITQQATFSSSLSPGAGSAITFPEEHEDPRVSTAQSGAPAGGIWGFIKGVAENPMVKSVLDKTKHSVETMITTLDPGMVPYIRTGGELDIVVTSNKEVKVAAIRDAFQEVFGMAVVTGEAAQSNIAPQPVGYAAGLKGAQERIDSLRRTGVIHEKQPAVSVENFIEELLPDKWFDIGCLIIEDPIHGIHLEAFTQATPVPLQYVQQAKSLTPQDYSLRWSGLLVTVGEVLEKSVLNASRTDWHAVFTGMSRRQMIYSAAKALAGMYKQQLPPRTV, encoded by the exons ATGATGGAAGAGAGCGGCATAGAGACGACTCCGCCTGGCACGCCCCCTCCGAGCGCAGCCGGGgacgctgctgctgctgccgcgcCTGTCACTTTAG CTTTTTCCAGCCCCCTTGCCACACCAAGCATGCCATCTTCTCCTGCCTACTCACCCCCCTTGCCAGCTGGAGTGTCCCCAGCTCCTCCGCCCATGATGACCTCGGCCTCTCTTCCACTTGTGCCTTCTGCCACCGTTTCTACAATTGCGCCACCCCAGAGCCCTGTCCCaccccctgctgcccctgcagccttcAGCACCCCCGTGTCCCagttctctgctgctcctcctcttcctcctctgagctctgctgctggccctggcctTGCTGCACCTCCCACTGGTCCCCCCATTTCAGGGTTTTCCATTTCTTCCACCTATGATATCACCAGAGGTCACGCTGGCCGAGCACCTCAGAGCCCACTGATGCCTTCATTCTCTGCACCTCCAGTCACAG GTGTTTTGGCAGATCCCATTACTCAACAGGCAACTTTCTCTTCATCTTTGTCTCCTGGGGCTGGTTCTGCAATCACTTTTCCCGAGGAGCATGAAGATCCCAGGGTATCTACTGCCCAGAGTGGAGCACCTGCTGGAGGAATCTGGGGGTTTATAAAG GGTGTAGCTGAGAATCCCATGGTGAAGTCTGTTCTTGATAAAACCAAGCATTCAGTGGAGACCATGATCACAACGCTGGATCCTGGCATGGTTCCATATATCA gAACTGGAGGAGAGCTGGACATAGTGGTCACTTCCAATAAAGAGGTGAAAGTTGCAGCAATTCGGGATGCTTTTCAAGAAGTCTTTGGGATGGCTGTTGTGACTGGAGAGGCTGCACAGTCCAACATTGCACCACAGCCTGTGGGCTATGCTGCAGGCTTAAAG GGAGCCCAGGAGAGGATAGACAGCCTGCGCCGGACAGGAGTCATCCACGAGAAGCAGCCTGCTGTGTCGGTGGAAAACTTCATCGAGGAGCTGCTTCCTGACAA GTGGTTTGACATTGGATGTCTGATTATTGAGGATCCAATTCATGGAATTCACCTGGAAGCATTCACCCAAGCAACACCAGTGCCTTTGCAGTATGTTCAGCAG GCCAAGAGCCTGACCCCTCAGGACTACAGCCTGAGGTGGTCGGGGCTGCTGGTGACGGTGGGCGAGGTGCTGGAGAAGAGCGTGCTGAACGCGAGCCGCACGGACTGGCACGCCGTGTTCACGGGCATGTCCCGCCGCCAGATGATCTACAGCGCGGCCAAGGCCCTGGCAGGCATGTACAAGCAGCAGCTGCCGCCCAGGACCGTGTGA